The Drosophila simulans strain w501 chromosome 3R, Prin_Dsim_3.1, whole genome shotgun sequence genome contains the following window.
CAAGAGCAGAAGCTCCGCGAGTTTTTCCCACTGCCCCGCGTTCTGTCCGGAATGTTTGCGCTGAGCGAAAAGCTCTTCGGCATCCAAATAGTTGAGCAGCCCAATGCGGAGGTGTGGCATCCGGCAGTAAAGTTCTACGATGTGTTCGATGCTGATTCCAGCAATAGCTCCACTCCGGTGGGTGGCTTCTATGTGGACTGCTACTCCAAGGAGCACAAGTTCGGCAGAAACAATGGTTGGATGGTGGGCATACGGAACAGCAATAAATCTGCCGGTCTGACGCCTCTCTGTGCACTGATATTCAACTTCTCGGAGCCACAAAGTCCGGATGCCAAGCCGCCGCTCCTTGGATACGATGATCTGCAGATGCTGTTCAAGACCTTTGGAAGCGGACTCCAGCATCTGCTCACCCAAGCGGGCTACAGCGATTTGGCGGGACTCTCGAACATCGAGTGGGATGCCTCGCAGGTGTCCGGTCATGTAATGAGCAACTTCCTCGACGATCCCACAGTGATTCGAAGCCTATCCGGACACTTTAGCAGCGGTGAGCCATTGGAGGCTAACCTCTCGCAAAAGATGAGACTGCTGAAGACTCAGTTGGCTGGCTATAATCTGTGCCAGGACCTCTACCTGGCGGATCTCGACGTGGAGCTGCACCGCTCGAACGCCTTCTGGCTGGAGGTGGTTCGCAAGCTGTGGCCGGTTTATCAATGCATGCCGCTGGACAAGAAGGACGCTCATCCGTGCTCCCTGACCGACATTTTTGCCGGAGATTGGGCGGCCGCCCAGTTCAGTCACTTGTATTCCCGCCTGATAGCCGCCGACATTTCAAACAGCTTTGCTGAGCAGAGAAGCGAAGAGAACTACGCAGTCGTTGGCCGGCGCTACAAGCAGACCTTCCTCAGCTCCGGCGGATCTGTGCCCACGGCGGAAGTGTTCCGTCGCTTCCAGGGTCGCGACCCGTCGGGCGAGGCACTCCTGAAGTCGCTGGACATATTCGAACCCTCCCAGACCACAGATAACAACTGAGGGTCGTGCTCTGTTCCGCTAAAACGTTATCTATTGTGTGTAGTCAACTAATGCTGATCGATGGCAGCCTTTGGAGGCCGGACCTATTCGAGTGGGGAAAGTAAGCATTGgagtatttgaaaatattttaaaataggtttGAAATGTAttctgttaaatatttgtttattggcCAAGATCCACTTGTACTTATTTAAAAGAAAGTATAGCCGTAATTCAATGACCCCCAGCCaggaaactgaaaaccaaaaacgattGATAAAGGCTTTATCAATTTTGGAAGTgtaactattaaaaaaaaaattctgtACTTTACGCCTCCACGATTTATTAGTCGGCAGTTGGATCTACACCCTAATTGGCAGCCGGATTATGTGATAGCGATCGCGTGAGTCAGGCGGGATCTTATCGCAGGTGTGCAGGTGGTGTCGCCAGGCGACATCGTTAGTTACCCCAgttgaacacacacacacacgttgttgctttatttaaataatactttaataataaattgcataaatttataacatttaacataTTCTCTCGCTTCTTGCTCGGTTCGGttcgatatatttatatacacaaCAAAGGCGAAGTATGCATTCAGTGGAAAGGAAAAGACATCTAGGGGTTTGGATAGAAACCGAGGATTAAGAGCTATCATCTGTCTTGGCCCTATGTTGGAAAGCCACTAGAAATGGGTAACCGGTAGTCAGGAAGAAATACATTTCGACGCAGGGGTAAGGATTGAACTTGGTTAGTTTACAggaattaatttatatatatatatatatatatgcactaGATCAAAGTGTGGTACTACAATATGCGTATGTGCTGCTCCGAAATCAGTCGGAGCGTGTCCCGCTGTGTTGTGTTAGTTGTGTGTGGAGGCTGGATATCTGAAAACTTTAGAATATTCGCTAAGGCTGCTATGTGTGGTAgtggctgcagttgctcccTTGGCCGCTCCGCTGGCTACTGCTGTCTAGTATATGTCCGGACAGCCCTCGAAGTTCTGAGCCGCCTTGGCCTCCCAGTACGTGTTCTTGAAAACGTGCACATATTCCTCGCTTCCTTCCTCCTTTTCGCGCTTGAACCACATGGGCTCATAGGCTGGATATGGCCTACCCTCTGCGGCggcctcctccgcctccgcctcccgCCGGCGGCGTTCTGTGCGCTGCTTCTCCTCCAGGCGCAATTTCTCCTTATTCGACTCGTCCCAGTCGCCCTGCTCCATCAGCCTTTGGTCGGGACGAAGGCGTGAGTCCGTCGGCGCCAcgccctcctcctcttcgttgAGCTGGCAGGCTAGTGTGGTAAAGTTATAAAACTTGTCCGAATccggaggagcaggacgaCGGCGCCAGGCCAGCTTAAACTCGCCCGTGGTGTAGGTTGGACTGCTGACCGATCCCGATGTCTTGAGCACCGGGGCAATCTCGATCTTCATGTCCCACGTACCGCGCACTACCCACTTGACCTCGTTGTCTTTGTTCATTACCACGCCTTTGACGCTTCGCTGCACATCGCGACTAAAGTACGAGTAGGGGATAAAGTTCAGGATGCATTTGTGCCCCTCTGCCGCCTGCGATCCCCGGATTTCCATTTCGCCATGCTGGTCCACCCACAGTTTGCCCACAATGATGTTGTTCACCGTTGTGGTCACCTTGCGCCAGGAATAGCGCCTGCCGCTGTTCGGGAATTGCACATAGACGCCGCCCAAGGGATTGACCTGTGGCGAAATTAATGCATTATTAGGTTATCACATTGTAATAGAAGTAACCCCGATCCCAGGAGTCACTTGTTTCGTTTATAAAGTCCTATACACCGATACTCACTTGAACGTACTTGCCGCGGAACTTGCTGGTCATGGAGAACTCCTGCCAGCACGTCCAGTTCTTACTTTCGCAGTGCAGCGCCGCCACCGGTGGATGGTGGGACACCTGCTCGGCCAGGCACCGCCAACCGTAGTCATCCATCCGGTCACACTCGTAGGTCTCGCCCAGCAGCGGATTGAATGGCTTGCCTGTGCGGTTTGTGGTCGTGGCGTAGGCGGACACGGTAAAGGCGGCTATGTAGGCCAGCTGCTCGCACTCGTCCTGGCAGGTGGCCGCGTAGTCAAGTATCTCCGTGTACTCGTAGTCCTCCACCAGGCGCTGCAGCATGGACAGCGGCTCGTTAAAGTTGATGGGCATGGGAATTTTGGACAGATCCTTGCCAATGCAATTCTTCATGATGCCCCACAGGCTGATGGGGTGGTTCGGTTTATCTGGCACACGGTCGCGTCGCTTCTTGATCAAATCCGGATTCCAGTTGCGTCCGTAGATGGAGTCGGCGCTCTCCTTGGCCGGCAACGCCTTATCcacgtcgtcatcgtcatcgcccTGACCGCCCGATGCCACCCGCGGCGCACTCACCAGGCACACCTGCTGCACCGTTTGCACGGTGCGCTTCTGCTCGTCACTCTCCGAGGAACTGCCCTCCAAATGGCCCTCCACCTGGTCTTCGCTACTACTGCGGCGTTTGTTCATCTTTAAGATAAAGGTACCCCGCTCGCAATCCGGAGACTCAGGGGAGCGACCGCTTCCTGAATAGCCGTGCTCCTCGGCATCGAAAAACTCCATCTCCTCATCTGAGGTCACCAAGGAGCCGGCGGTGCCGGCGCCCGAGCTGGATGACACCGGCTTGTTTTGGCGCACCAGTACGGCGGCCTGCTCCATCTGCGATTGCTGCTTTGCCATCTGCTCGATGATCTCCTCCAGCCGCTGGCGTTGCTCGCGCTCGTGGTGTAGCATCTTGGACCACTTATGGCCTTGGGCCTCTGCCGTGTGCAGGTAGTCGTTGCCGGCGTTGATCATCGCATTGGAGGTTATCCGGAAGAGGGTGGCCCTCTCGTTGACGATCTTCGTGCGGCTGCCCAGCGACTCCTCCTCGTTCGTCTCCAGATCGTTGAGAGCGCGCTGCAAGGCAGCTCCGTGCTTGGTGATCAGGTCGTAGCAGGTGCGCATGCTCTCCAGCCGATCGGTGAGATCCCGAACCACCGAGCTGATCTCCTGGCTGGGCACCACATGCGCCGTTTccgtctcctcctcctcctcgcatTCGATGGCCCGGATTGCCTTAGCCTTTGCCAGCTCCAGGGCGGTGACCCACGATTGGCGCTCCACCTCGGTGCCGGCCTTGATGTGGAACGTTTGGGTGCCGCCGTTCGAGATTACGAACGTGCACGAATCGACAGTGTGGATGAGGGCTCCGTGAAGCGATATGGTGCCCCGGCACGTGTGGTTAATCTCCGACTGGTTGCGGTAGTAGCTCAGCACGCCCTTGGATAGCACGAACCACCGCCGCTGGTAGCCCTTGATGTAATTGGTCCACTTTAATAGCCAGCCCTTCATCTCCGGTAGGCCCTTCTCGGCCAGCGCATTGCCAGCGGCATCCGTCATGATGGCAACCGGTTCCGGTATCCGTATGCGATCCTCCGGCCGGATGAAGCACTTGCTTCGAGACTGCGAATAGCGCCACGTACGATGACTGGCGATTGGTCGGATTGGTTCCGTTCCGCAACTCCGACTTGAAATTCGAATGCTATTGGTTATTGGACGGCGACTGCTGATTGCTGGCCAGTGGCTAGCATCGCACAGTGTGCACTTGGCCTCCGGATCACCAGCGAGATTCCGATTACGTTACGGTCGCGAGTCCGCCGCGAGTTCACTGCGAATTTCGTGTCGTTTTGCTTCTAATTTTCCtgcagaaaataaagaaactgTAGTGGAAGTTCAGTGCgcgtctgtgtgcgtgtgtgttccgtgtgtgtgtgctggcgcATCTGCAGGTGTGTGCGTGCCAGTGTTACCAGGTGGATGGTAGCCTCTCCTCGTACGCATATCGATGGGCGATAGGCAACGGACCATATGCATCTCCTGCTATCGATAATGTGCAATCtgaaaatatcttttttaAACACTGTACCGTTAGAAAGCCAAAACAATATTCAGaaatatgattattattttcaaatcgatTAGGATTctgttattaaaaaaaaaaacttttagaACCCATacccaaaatattttatatctcAGGTCACTATTAAATTATGTGTGTACCCAAAGGTGACTCATGGCCAACAGTAAAACAGATTGCGCTCGAAATTGgattacacatttttatttataaatatgtggtctgataaatggcaaaaaatacaAGTGTTCAAGGTGGGAACTTTTGGGCCGCGGCCTCGGCAGTCGGTGCTCCATGTGCCGGATCACTTCTTGTACTCCGCCCAAGAGTAGCGGAAGGAGCGGATCATGTGGATAAGGCTGCAAATACAAATCTGGTAAAAACGGAGGGCAGTGTTTGTTGGGCAACACAGAGAGTTGTAGTGTGGATGGCACATGGACGTCACAGGGACACTCACAAGACAAGACGATGACGTATATACAATAAATCGTTTATTCGTAGGCAGTTCTTgcataatataaaataaatatgtatacagTTACAAGTAATTTAAAAGTACAAATACAGTTTCATTTCCATaggttgttttgtttgccctcTCTTGTCATCTTAATAGTTCCATTCACACATTGCAGACACAAGATCTTTAGAAGCTTTCATGGACGCCTTACACAACAAGACAACAAACACAAGGCATGATGGAGGGGATGGATGGGGTGGTGGTGTTCGATTGTTggacaaaaaacacaaaatggtCGAAAGCGGGCAAGtatataaataagtaaagCAGGCGATAGGATGAGGACGATCCTTAGTGGCTACAGGGTATGgattgcaagttgcaagtggTATGTGAATGTTGCAGGTTGCAGTTAGCATGTTGTTAAGCAGAGCATGGCCTTTACATGGTGTTGTAGGCGGCGGTGTTGAAGCCAGTTTTCGGAGCACTTAGCCTGCTCAGCGGATGCGTCTTCCCGTGCTGCGCCAACCGCCGGatctgcacctgctgctgctccggttgcagttgttgttgctgctgctgctggtgctgaaCGTTGCTGCTGTGACTGATGCGGACGGGCGCGGGTGGCGGTCGACTGTCGCTATAGTCATGCGTGGATCTGTTGGACAGCGAGCGGTCGTAGTAGGAGAGCGGGCGTTGCTTGAAGCTAGTAGTGGTAGTGGTGCTGCAGGCGTGGCTGATGTTGCTGGCGGTTCCGGCGGGTGGCAGTGGGGCACAGGCGactgtgggcgtggcggccGCCTGGCTACTGCAGGAAGTAGTGGTTTGATATTTATGCACTAGACCTTTTACATTACGATCACAATTTTCGCTTACGCTGGAATCGGACGAGttggaggcggaggagttggagttggaggcGGCGGACACGTGGTTGGCATGCTGCGCCACCGGCGACGATGGCAGTGATTGGTGGCTGGTCGTCTTCTTGCCGGGATTCGCTGAGCTGGCTCCGGCCACCACCGATACCGACGCTGCGATTGTTGAACTACTGCCCGATCCCGCTGCCgtgccaccgcctcctcctcctcctgtgCCCACCACTCCCGCTTTGGCTTCGAAATTTTGCTTGAGTATTTGCACATTGCCCGAGATGCGCTGATCGTCGGCCAGCGTTTGTCCCTGGGCGCGCAGCACTACCGTCGCTTCTTGGTCGCCTGGCGTGGTGTTCTTGTTCTCGATGTCGCTGGTGTGCATCAGCTCCTCACTATTGCAGCGTAGCGGTTGGCGCTGCCGCGGACTGTGCGCCGAGGAGGCGCTCCTATAGAGGCTTGGGCACCGCCTCTGCCCAGCATCCACAGTCTCGAGTAGCAGCTCCTGGCTTTCTTCCTGGCAGCGCTTTTTCAGCGAGGTGCTCTCTTCCAGCTTCTGCTTGGTGCGCTTTACGGTGCCCTCGCCAACTCCAACTATCGGTTCCACAGCAACGGCGACTCCTTCGATTACATTGCAATTGGAACTGCGCTTGAGGTCTTGGATAACGCCCTCGAAGATGGCCGTAGTGTTGCGATTGGAGTCATAGTAGGAGCCGGAACTGGTCCTCTGTGGCAGACAGCATCGGTTGTCTCCTGATCCCCAACTTGCGTGCCGCGAAGGCAGCTCCCGCTGACGTGTGCCTCGGGGACGCAGAATGGCGTTTgactgctgcttctgttgctgtGGCGTGGGGTCTAGCACGATGCCGCCACTTGGACCGAAGGACTCTGTCCAGGAGTGCGTCTTTCGACGCTGACGCTTCTCCCCTTCATCCTTGGCAAAAACACTGTCCACCTGCGAGGAGAATACATCCGAACAGCTAGAATCCCGCCGCGAGTCAATGTTTCCACTACTGCTGCCACTGCTACTTTTTCCCAGATGAGAGGTCTGTGTAATCAGTTTTGTCAGCGAGGTCCAGACAGGTTGTTGTGGCAGCTGGTCCGCCCGGTGCGCCTCGAGATCGTGAATCCGTGTGCGCACTGACAGAGGCGTGTGTTTCTGGATGTGCAGCACCTGGTTCTGGGTGACGCTGTAGTTCTCGCCGTTGCTGCCTGGGAAGCGCATGTTTTTTGGCTCCTCGGCTACGCTACGTTCCGGCGTAAGGTTCTCCATAGACTGGCTTTGCTGCTTGGTAACCACAGCCGTCTGGGTTTTGGGTGATGTGCTGCTCGAGCGCCTAACCATGCGACGCTGCGACTTCTGGGCGATGGATCGCCGGTGTATGCGTGAGCCATCCTCCTCTTCGCCATCGGGTGTTACGCCCGCTTCACCAGTCGACTTCGACTTGGCCTGGTTTAGAGCCTGAATGAGGGGCGTTGGTTCGCTACCAGGCAACAGACGCGCGTCCTTTGTGCTCTTCAAGTTCGTCTCGCTCTTGCTGCGCTGCAGCTTCTCCTTGTTCTTCATGGCGTCCAACATCCCACTGTACGTCTCCAGCTGATTGAGGAAGTTCTTGTTGGGCTTTATACAGCTGCGCCTCTTCTTTACGTGCTCTAGCGCCTGCTGGAACTCCCACTGGTAAGCCTTCATGGCATACGCGATGACAACCGAGGCGGATCGGCTGACGCCCATCTTGCAGTGCACCAGCACCTTGGATCCCTCGGCCTTCGCCCGCGTGATGTAGCGGAACGTATCGTCCCAGTACTTGAGCAGGTTCGTCTTTTCATCGTCGTACACGCGAACGTTGAAATACTCGAAGGTGCCCGGAAAGAAGTTATCGATCTCCCGCGTCACGTTCAGGATGTGGCGAAcgctgaaaattaaaataaattgtcgTTGATTTTAAGCAAATTTCACAGGATATGTCCTTTTTCTTAAACATACCCGTTtttctgcagctcctccaggtTGCTGGCATTCCACTCTGATCCCAGATAGACGTGTTCGAAAATCTTGGTGGGGGCATCCATTTGGCCTAGAATAACGAGCATTTCGGCGTCGATAAACGACTTGTACTCGCCCAAATCCATGTCCAGGATCTCCTCGAGGCGTCCGCGTATATACTTGGAGGTGACCTCGTCCAGGTCCACTGACATCATGATGGCCTTCAGCTTCATCTTAATGACACTTTCGGTTTCCTCCTTTTCGGGGGGTCTGTCAATCGCATTCAAGGGAAAGAGGTATTAAAATCGTAAATAACTAGTTGTACCGATCCCTTACTTGTTTCGTATGGCATCAGGCGAAGGTGGTCGGCGGCTCTCGATCGCGTCCATGGCATTCCACTCGTTCAGACAAGACTGGTCCGACTCGATGCGCCTCTCGTAGCTGGATAGCCAGTCGTGGGAGGGTCCACTGGCATAGAAGTTGTTCTCACGAGCCTTTTTCGACACTTTGTGCAGCGTCTGCAGCGCGGACCTGGAAAAAAACAAGGGTTTCAATCGTGACTGAAGAGGATCTAAATCCGGAGAAGGCACATACCACATGGCCTGCACTGAGACCGGCTTAAATATATGCGTCTTTTCGTACACTTTGACGCTGAATCCGCTGAAAGTAAGATAAGATAAACCATTGAAATTAAGGAAATGCACATCATACGTTAATCAGAACAAAATACACTCTGCTATGCTAGTATTAAAATAGCTTAAGACAAATTGGAAACAAATGTGCGACATAAATGCCACCTCTCAACTAGGAAATTGGTCAAGGCGACACCGATTTGTGTATAGATTAGGGGCGGCtaatttttagtttagttCTATAAATAATTCCCAAGGTTAATTGCGACAATTAGGCATTTATGAGTGCATGACTCATACGAAATGAATGCCCAGTCTTACCCATCGCCATCCAGATGGATTGTGGTGTCCGCCAGGATGGGCACCACCAGGCCAATGGTGGTCCGCTCGTTGCAGTCTATGCCCAGCAGGCAGGACTCCTCCATGCCCGAGGTATTCTTGTTGTCGCCGGCCGCCGTTGCGTTTTCCTTGTCCGCTGATTTATCACATTTGCTGCTGGCCTCTGTGGCGGTCTGTTCGACGGACAGCTGACGCTGCGTGGGGACCGCCGGGGAGGTGGACGACTTTGTTCCCGCGGATCCACCAACTTTTACCGAGTGGTGACGCATGATCCGGTGGCGCCGACGGTCGCTTGTGCCGCTCCGACAACAACTACGCGATGCAATCACCAGATAGCGCGTGCGGTTGGACCGCTGTGACTCCAACTTGACAGCCTTTTGATAGGAATAGAAAGATATGTTTAAAAGATAGGCAAAGCCCTTTTACATCGGATACGCACCATCTTTAGCGTGTCCTCGCGCTGCAGCAGGTAAAACATTGATTGCAGGTGGAGTTGGATGTCCGAGTTGTTGCTTTGCGTGCTGTTACTGGAGCGGGTGGAGTCGGTGCTCAGGCGGCGCTCGCTTTGCGTCAAGGGCGGGATATCCTTAAGAGCCAGGACCAGGGCGGTTCCCTTGCCGGCAAAGAAGCACTCGCTGCGATCGTTTCCTTTGCTATTGCCCTCGTCGTCCTCGGCCTCGCCATCCTGATGTTATACAAAAAGGAAAGTTGTTTACTAGGTGCTTAAGAATACCTAATCTTGCTGCACCTCACCCTTGGGGTAAGGCTAAATATAAGGATGTCGTCTGGCCAAGAACAAACTTGCATgctcaattattttgcaaaggGGTAAGATAAACTCTTGATTAGTCTACACTTGAAGGGCGGCAATGAAGCAAAGCTGTATCTGCAGTTCCAAGAAATCTGAATATTAAACTGAATACCGTCTGATTTTGAGAAAAGGGGCACGCGTTCGAAAGAGATTGCGGTTCAGTgaagtattttttaaaatattttcttatttcctaaaaataataaaatgttgttaatttaCATGGGTTCAAAAATACCGATTTGACATGTTTAGCATATCTGAATTAAAACGttgtataaaattaaattgatcaACGCGCGATATTAATTTTTCCCTCTGTGCAGGCGGACGTCAAGGTCTCGCGAACTATTTTTGGGCGGTGGGGCggcgaagaaaacaaaaacaagcggTAAGCGGAAAGCGACAAAAACGACAaataaggcaatgcaaaagtCTGTTGAAAAATATAGACGTCGCGACGTCTGCGGATTTGCTTGGGTTACACCAAAAGCAGCGCAGCGCAGCACagccgatgacgatgatgacgcTGCCTCATACCGCCCACACGCGAACGTTGAACGTCGAAATCCAAAAAGCGTAAGCAACAAGCTGGCGGATGATAAACATTGGGCATGAAAAGCACATCCGAGCACACAAAGGATCATGGCCAAAAGCGGAACACGCACTAAAGAGCCTGGCCGTAATTGGCTCTCCTGGCAGAGTGGGGGTGACCAAAACAAAGCACACACGCATACGCACACGCGAAAATCATCAAGTCTCCTCTCACCGAATTCGAGCAGGAGCCAGCCACACTGGGAGAGCGCTGCACCGTCACCAGcgccatttgttgttgccgtggTCGTagacgtcgtcgtcgtcgccgcagccgctcctccacctcctgctcctcctcccccGCCGACGCCTCTTGACCCTCGTGCTCCACCTGGCGCAGATGATGGCGATGCTGCAGCGGTGTCCTTTGCAATCCTCTCCTGCTTCGGCTCCTTCTGCTCCACCTCCTTTTccctgtgtgtgagtgtgcgcgagagtgtgtggtgtgtgtgcaagtgttGTGGGCTAGGGctacaaatgcattttcatgTCGCTGCCTGCTGGCCGTTGTTTTTGCAGTCGGCTCCGCGACCTCGTCCTGCGATCGTCTTGGTTTCCGCTTTCCGGACACTCTAGCCAGGCGATTCTCTCTAAGAAACAGCGTGTCCTTACGATAGACGGACACACACAACGCTGATAAATGGTAAATAGACTACACGAATTTTTCTTAAAAGAAAGACAGTGAGGACGCCATTTCTAATCGATAACACTAGTATCGTCAGGCAATCGTTCTGGCAGGGCTGGCTAACTATCGCTAGAAAAGGCAATGTTCGTGTGGTGCACCGAAAAAAGTACTTATCAATGAGAAAAGGAGTGACGTTTGTAAAATTCTTGATATCACAGTAAAACAGGctgacatttttaattaaattttgcctttttgatgattaaaaatcaaacaatgaAGATATCATTTATCGAATGCTATGTCAGAGGTAGTCAGAGGTGGTAGCCACAGCACAGCTGTTTAGTGTTGGAAAATAACAACAAGCCGAACAGATGATTGCGAAAATCAGCTGGCCCAAGAACAACATAACAAGCGAATGCTTCCGGCGGAttggatattttaaaagacgctcaaaatccaataaaatgtcGGCATTCATCGAGGAAACAAAGAGCCTGCTCCCACGGATCGCCTTCATAGCCTGCGGATGCTTCAGTCCACCCACTCCCATGCACCTTCGGATGTTCGGTGAGTTAAATTGGATTGTGAAATTCTGCGGTACATAATCGATAAAATTACGCGGCATGTTTTTGTCAACAGAGATAGCCAAGGACCACTTCGAAATGCAGGGGACCCACAGAGTGGTAGGTGGCATCATTTCGCCCACGCACGATTCATATGGCAAAAAGGGTCTGGCCTCCGCCTTGGACAGATGTGCTATGGTCAAGCTGGCCACCCAGAGCTCCAATTGGATTCGGCTGTCCGATTGGGAGGTGCACCAGAATCAGTGGATGCGCACGCAGGCGGTGCTGCAGCACCACCAGAACTATATCAATAACCACATAAATTCCGGTGGGGCAGGCGGAGATGACGGGGAGGACACACATCTAGCCGGATGGCTTCCTCGTGGGTTGCACGACAGTCGGGATCCTGTACATTTGAAGCTACTGTGCGGTGCCGATCTGCTGGAGTCCTTTGCTGTTCCAGGCCTGTGGGCAGAGGCCGATGTAAGTCTTGATATATTTG
Protein-coding sequences here:
- the LOC6729504 gene encoding oxysterol-binding protein 1, whose amino-acid sequence is MTDAAGNALAEKGLPEMKGWLLKWTNYIKGYQRRWFVLSKGVLSYYRNQSEINHTCRGTISLHGALIHTVDSCTFVISNGGTQTFHIKAGTEVERQSWVTALELAKAKAIRAIECEEEEETETAHVVPSQEISSVVRDLTDRLESMRTCYDLITKHGAALQRALNDLETNEEESLGSRTKIVNERATLFRITSNAMINAGNDYLHTAEAQGHKWSKMLHHEREQRQRLEEIIEQMAKQQSQMEQAAVLVRQNKPVSSSSGAGTAGSLVTSDEEMEFFDAEEHGYSGSGRSPESPDCERGTFILKMNKRRSSSEDQVEGHLEGSSSESDEQKRTVQTVQQVCLVSAPRVASGGQGDDDDDVDKALPAKESADSIYGRNWNPDLIKKRRDRVPDKPNHPISLWGIMKNCIGKDLSKIPMPINFNEPLSMLQRLVEDYEYTEILDYAATCQDECEQLAYIAAFTVSAYATTTNRTGKPFNPLLGETYECDRMDDYGWRCLAEQVSHHPPVAALHCESKNWTCWQEFSMTSKFRGKYVQVNPLGGVYVQFPNSGRRYSWRKVTTTVNNIIVGKLWVDQHGEMEIRGSQAAEGHKCILNFIPYSYFSRDVQRSVKGVVMNKDNEVKWVVRGTWDMKIEIAPVLKTSGSVSSPTYTTGEFKLAWRRRPAPPDSDKFYNFTTLACQLNEEEEGVAPTDSRLRPDQRLMEQGDWDESNKEKLRLEEKQRTERRRREAEAEEAAAEGRPYPAYEPMWFKREKEEGSEEYVHVFKNTYWEAKAAQNFEGCPDIY